A DNA window from Aestuariispira ectoiniformans contains the following coding sequences:
- a CDS encoding DUF6622 family protein, with the protein MLEILRHTPSWVYIVFTAILYLGLSACFSQRLEIRRILYLPAVFIVLSVYGLIMGQTSSFLVPLSWVGGFAVATGGMYYLTLARRHRYSRDGDYLVAPGDPGILIVSMFFFAVKFWFGYTAATRPEWTAMPLYPISDNLCSGLVVGFFGGRGLAQWSIAKKRTPEELVAPNGA; encoded by the coding sequence ATGCTGGAAATCCTGCGTCACACGCCGTCCTGGGTCTACATCGTATTCACGGCGATCCTCTATCTCGGCCTTTCAGCCTGTTTTTCGCAACGCCTTGAGATCAGACGGATCCTGTATTTGCCTGCTGTTTTCATTGTGCTTTCCGTTTATGGACTGATCATGGGCCAGACTTCGTCGTTTCTGGTGCCCCTGTCATGGGTCGGCGGCTTCGCGGTGGCCACGGGCGGAATGTACTATCTGACCCTGGCGAGGCGTCATCGCTACAGTCGCGACGGTGACTATCTGGTTGCCCCTGGAGATCCGGGCATCCTGATTGTGAGCATGTTCTTCTTTGCCGTTAAATTCTGGTTTGGCTATACCGCCGCGACCCGCCCGGAATGGACGGCCATGCCTTTGTATCCGATATCCGACAATCTGTGTTCCGGATTGGTGGTCGGCTTCTTTGGCGGACGGGGATTGGCGCAATGGTCCATTGCAAAAAAAAGAACTCCTGAAGAGTTGGTGGCCCCCAATGGCGCATGA
- a CDS encoding SDR family NAD(P)-dependent oxidoreductase has protein sequence MTNCAVVTGGVRGIGRQIALKLADAGFQVFATYRSNREAAENVERDSGGRIKAIPVDGGDIRAVEEFRAVVLQTGTPTVLVNNAGVTGDGLLMENGIQRIAESMNNNFMGTVNFTLTFLDDMMKKREGNIINLSSSAAHKIKPGNAAYGCSKIAIERFSKGLAKEVGRFNIFVNCVAPGWVETEMFKTFAGPQRKEILKDIPTRKILQPEEVAQVVTDLAMRRTNTTGSVLTLGNGEQII, from the coding sequence ATGACGAATTGTGCAGTTGTCACTGGCGGTGTCCGGGGGATTGGACGCCAGATTGCACTGAAACTGGCAGATGCCGGATTTCAGGTTTTCGCAACCTATCGAAGCAACCGGGAGGCAGCGGAAAATGTGGAACGGGACTCCGGCGGGCGGATCAAGGCCATTCCGGTGGATGGCGGCGACATCCGCGCTGTGGAGGAATTCAGGGCGGTAGTTTTGCAAACTGGAACGCCGACGGTCCTGGTCAACAATGCCGGTGTGACCGGCGATGGCCTGTTGATGGAAAACGGTATTCAGCGGATTGCCGAGAGCATGAACAACAACTTCATGGGAACGGTCAATTTCACGCTGACCTTTCTGGACGATATGATGAAAAAGCGCGAAGGCAATATCATCAACCTGTCGTCCAGTGCGGCTCATAAAATTAAGCCCGGAAATGCGGCCTATGGCTGTTCCAAAATTGCCATTGAGCGTTTCTCCAAGGGCCTCGCCAAGGAAGTTGGCCGGTTCAACATCTTCGTTAACTGCGTTGCGCCCGGCTGGGTGGAAACGGAAATGTTCAAGACATTTGCCGGGCCGCAGCGCAAAGAAATCCTCAAGGATATCCCGACAAGAAAGATTCTTCAGCCCGAGGAGGTTGCCCAGGTCGTGACGGACCTGGCCATGCGCAGGACCAATACCACCGGTTCGGTCCTGACCTTAGGGAACGGCGAACAGATTATCTAG
- a CDS encoding arylamine N-acetyltransferase family protein, translating to MTTVAGRDGVCEDLMGWLSIYQQRIGVTFPSSEPTVSDLNRLTLAHIQAFPFEMLDYFLDTAPTVDLDIIRQKFLLECRGGGCSQQNALFAEALRFLGVRCHYGMARVPREDGRPSPRAHMILFLEYRGHTNWLCDVGYGMGGPLYPLRMDLGVVQKQGCHEFRIVAADAQFLALERYSQERWKRLYVFDLRHYDLQDFEPANYFNTLSPKSIFTRNLIVSRPTLEGGVLIRNRNFIFWDGEEYRKEAIQSLDHLVYLLQSQFLIRVEPLDFVNLPTMFRRMAS from the coding sequence ATGACCACAGTGGCTGGAAGGGACGGTGTCTGTGAAGACCTGATGGGGTGGTTGTCAATTTATCAGCAGCGAATTGGCGTGACATTCCCATCTTCAGAGCCGACGGTCAGTGATCTGAACCGGCTGACGCTGGCTCATATTCAGGCTTTTCCCTTCGAGATGCTGGACTATTTCCTCGATACGGCGCCTACGGTCGATTTGGACATCATACGCCAGAAGTTCCTTCTTGAATGTCGCGGGGGAGGCTGTTCCCAGCAAAATGCCCTGTTTGCAGAAGCGCTGCGCTTCCTGGGTGTGCGCTGTCATTATGGTATGGCGCGTGTTCCCCGGGAAGATGGCCGCCCCAGTCCACGGGCCCATATGATTTTGTTCCTGGAATATCGGGGGCATACAAATTGGCTATGCGATGTCGGATACGGCATGGGCGGGCCGCTTTATCCGTTGAGGATGGATCTTGGGGTAGTGCAAAAACAGGGGTGCCACGAATTCAGGATTGTTGCCGCCGACGCACAATTTCTTGCCTTGGAGCGCTATTCCCAGGAGAGATGGAAGCGCTTGTATGTCTTCGATCTCCGCCACTACGATTTGCAGGATTTTGAACCGGCCAACTATTTCAATACGCTGTCACCGAAATCCATTTTTACAAGAAACCTTATCGTCAGCCGTCCGACCCTGGAAGGCGGAGTTCTGATCCGAAACCGAAATTTTATCTTTTGGGACGGCGAGGAGTACCGCAAGGAGGCGATCCAGTCCCTTGACCACCTTGTCTACCTTTTGCAAAGCCAGTTTCTGATCCGGGTTGAGCCGCTCGATTTTGTGAACCTGCCGACAATGTTCAGGAGAATGGCCTCATGA
- a CDS encoding ATP-grasp domain-containing protein — MPKCLLTNPVTNDNLLARDLNRRGVECAAFIEMDKISKVTQGAENRERQFDQSLYSDFYFSLDELPSSEEQPFDAVIAGGEHGVQSAELISSLFGLPGNDPETTDWRRDKESMQARLCDVGLPQIRSVGIGPGDGVDKVLSVIPEGPYILKPVSAAGGQSFRYCDTPHSLEEAISGIEWGGYNCTWSSNDKFLVQEYISGPEFAIDLVIRGDEMVVAAISRYVRLSDMGHWDFPQVKRFLVIEDPENPEFEPMKEKARKCAAALGIRQGAAHMEFLRSDHGWHMVEVGARLHGHLVPDLFSSCYENDLLTSFYRCYFEPSKALEPGRLKKHAMQSFVVSELSGISSGFAPAEDAWMKECDSLVTKEILYHAGENFPRTIDSITTPAHGFLAHPEQKRLLEDVCEFDRIMNNQFNGRPYSIDELTQWVTGQ; from the coding sequence ATGCCTAAATGTCTTCTGACAAACCCTGTGACAAATGACAACCTGCTTGCGCGCGACCTGAACAGGCGTGGGGTGGAATGCGCGGCCTTTATTGAAATGGACAAGATCAGCAAGGTGACGCAGGGTGCGGAGAACCGGGAACGGCAATTCGACCAAAGTCTTTACAGTGACTTCTACTTCTCTTTGGACGAACTTCCATCTTCTGAGGAACAGCCGTTTGATGCTGTCATTGCTGGGGGAGAACATGGGGTGCAGTCGGCTGAATTGATCAGCAGTCTTTTCGGGTTGCCCGGCAATGACCCGGAAACCACGGATTGGCGGCGCGACAAGGAAAGCATGCAGGCCCGCCTCTGCGATGTTGGACTTCCACAAATCAGGAGCGTGGGGATCGGTCCCGGGGACGGTGTGGACAAGGTCCTGTCCGTAATACCGGAAGGTCCTTATATCCTCAAACCTGTCTCGGCAGCCGGGGGGCAGTCATTCCGTTACTGCGATACCCCGCATTCTTTGGAGGAGGCGATCTCCGGCATCGAATGGGGTGGATACAATTGCACCTGGAGCAGCAACGACAAGTTTCTTGTGCAGGAGTATATATCAGGGCCGGAATTTGCGATCGACCTGGTGATACGCGGTGACGAAATGGTTGTGGCGGCGATTAGCCGCTATGTCCGCCTATCCGATATGGGCCATTGGGACTTTCCGCAGGTAAAACGGTTTCTGGTTATCGAGGACCCGGAAAATCCTGAATTTGAGCCGATGAAAGAAAAGGCGCGCAAATGCGCTGCGGCCCTTGGTATCCGCCAGGGGGCGGCGCATATGGAATTCCTGCGGAGCGATCACGGCTGGCATATGGTCGAGGTTGGCGCCCGTCTGCACGGTCACTTGGTGCCCGATCTGTTTTCCAGTTGCTACGAAAATGACCTTCTGACCAGTTTCTATCGATGCTATTTCGAACCTTCCAAGGCGCTTGAACCGGGGCGTTTGAAAAAGCATGCGATGCAGTCTTTCGTGGTCTCGGAACTGTCCGGCATCTCAAGCGGTTTTGCGCCTGCAGAGGATGCCTGGATGAAAGAATGCGATAGTCTCGTCACCAAGGAAATCCTCTACCATGCGGGTGAGAATTTCCCGCGCACCATCGACAGTATCACCACGCCCGCCCATGGTTTTCTGGCCCATCCCGAACAGAAACGCCTGCTAGAAGATGTCTGTGAGTTCGACCGGATCATGAACAATCAGTTCAACGGCAGGCCATACAGCATCGATGAGCTGACGCAATGGGTAACAGGGCAATAG
- the rpmA gene encoding 50S ribosomal protein L27: protein MAHKKAGGSSRNGRDSAGRRLGVKKFGGESVVPGNIIMRQRGTKVHPGANVGMGKDHTLFATVEGNVQFRKTRARTTVSVTPLPEAAE from the coding sequence ATGGCTCATAAAAAAGCAGGTGGTAGCTCACGTAACGGTCGCGACTCAGCAGGTCGCCGCTTGGGCGTGAAAAAGTTCGGTGGCGAAAGCGTCGTTCCGGGCAACATCATTATGCGTCAGCGCGGCACGAAAGTGCACCCGGGTGCAAACGTTGGTATGGGCAAGGACCACACCCTGTTTGCGACGGTTGAAGGTAATGTGCAGTTCCGCAAAACGCGGGCGCGCACGACCGTATCCGTTACCCCGTTGCCGGAAGCCGCTGAATAA
- the obgE gene encoding GTPase ObgE, with protein MKFLDEAKVFIQSGHGGPGCVSFRREKYVEYGGPNGGDGGRGGDVVLEAVPSLNTLIDYRYKQHFKARPGDPGQGRDRTGSNGNDIVLKLPVGTQVLSEDKETVLADLTEIGQRIVLLRGGDGGRGNTQFKTSTNQAPRKSEPGWPGEELWVWLRLKLIADAGLVGLPNAGKSTFLATTSNARPKIADYQFTTLHPNLGVVKVDQNEFVLADIPGLIEGAHEGKGIGTRFLGHLERTRILLHLIDGSDENVGEAYTTVRDELEAYGHGLADKPEIIAINKADALIEEIIEEQIAELKALTKSPIYVISGVSGEGVQDVLRALFREVVKFRSKAVEDEETRDEPTEDDSPKPWSPV; from the coding sequence ATGAAATTTCTCGATGAAGCCAAGGTCTTTATCCAAAGCGGTCACGGTGGTCCGGGCTGTGTGTCCTTCCGTCGTGAAAAATATGTCGAATATGGCGGCCCGAACGGTGGCGACGGCGGCCGGGGCGGCGATGTGGTGCTTGAGGCCGTGCCCAGCCTGAACACGCTGATCGACTATCGCTATAAACAGCACTTCAAGGCCCGTCCGGGTGATCCGGGGCAGGGGCGCGACCGTACCGGGTCCAACGGTAACGACATCGTGCTGAAACTGCCGGTTGGCACACAGGTCCTGTCGGAAGACAAGGAAACCGTGCTGGCGGACCTGACCGAGATCGGGCAGCGGATCGTGCTGCTGCGCGGCGGCGACGGTGGCCGCGGCAATACCCAGTTCAAGACCTCCACCAACCAGGCGCCGCGCAAGTCGGAACCGGGCTGGCCGGGTGAGGAACTGTGGGTATGGCTGCGCCTGAAACTCATTGCGGATGCGGGGCTGGTCGGCCTGCCCAATGCGGGCAAATCCACCTTCCTGGCCACGACCAGCAATGCGCGTCCGAAAATCGCGGACTATCAGTTCACGACCCTGCACCCCAACCTGGGTGTGGTAAAGGTGGACCAGAATGAATTTGTCCTGGCGGATATTCCGGGCCTGATCGAGGGGGCCCATGAAGGCAAGGGCATTGGCACACGTTTCCTGGGTCATCTGGAGCGTACGCGTATCCTGCTGCATCTGATCGACGGCTCCGACGAGAATGTGGGCGAGGCCTACACGACCGTTCGCGATGAATTGGAAGCCTATGGCCATGGCCTGGCGGACAAGCCGGAAATCATTGCCATCAACAAGGCGGATGCCCTGATCGAAGAGATCATTGAAGAGCAGATCGCGGAATTGAAGGCGCTGACCAAAAGTCCGATCTACGTTATTTCCGGTGTTTCCGGCGAAGGGGTGCAGGACGTCCTGCGGGCCCTCTTCCGGGAAGTCGTGAAATTCCGTAGCAAGGCCGTTGAGGATGAGGAAACCCGGGACGAGCCGACCGAGGATGACAGCCCAAAACCATGGTCGCCGGTCTAG
- the proB gene encoding glutamate 5-kinase, translating to MSGFSLEQAKRVVIKIGSALLVDEQGVVRQAWLDALADDIAALRAAGKDVLIVSSGSIAVGRRHLRLGAGALKLEEKQASAATGQIRLAHAYQEALARHDVTVAQILVTLADTEERRRHLNARNTVLQLLKLGAVPVINENDTVATEEIRYGDNDRLAARVATMVSADALILLSDIDGLYTGDPRRDPNARHIPEVNQITPEIEAMAGDAPEGISTGGMVTKLAAAKIAVTGGCNMAIALGKEAHPIQHLLDGGRCSWFTPSMKPLVARKRWIAGAINPTGEIEVDAGAEKALGSGKSLLPAGVTGVIGSFDRGDAVLLKSADGRRLGVGLAAYSAEDAAKIVGRKSSELKAILGYDGRSEMVHRDDLALEGHGG from the coding sequence ATGTCCGGATTTTCACTAGAACAGGCGAAACGTGTTGTCATAAAAATCGGGTCGGCTCTGCTGGTCGACGAACAGGGCGTTGTCCGGCAGGCCTGGCTGGACGCGCTTGCGGATGATATCGCGGCCCTTCGGGCAGCGGGGAAGGACGTGCTGATTGTCTCATCCGGCTCCATTGCGGTCGGGCGTCGTCATCTGCGGCTTGGCGCAGGTGCGTTGAAGCTGGAGGAAAAGCAGGCCAGTGCGGCAACGGGGCAGATTCGGTTGGCGCATGCCTATCAGGAGGCCCTGGCGCGGCACGATGTGACGGTTGCGCAGATTTTGGTAACCCTGGCGGATACAGAGGAACGCCGCCGTCATCTCAACGCCCGCAATACGGTTCTACAGCTTCTGAAGCTTGGGGCGGTGCCGGTGATCAACGAAAATGACACGGTCGCAACGGAGGAAATCCGTTATGGCGATAACGACCGGCTGGCCGCACGCGTGGCGACCATGGTCAGTGCGGATGCGTTGATCCTGCTGTCTGATATCGATGGTTTGTATACGGGCGACCCGCGCAGGGACCCGAATGCGCGTCACATTCCCGAGGTAAACCAGATCACGCCAGAGATCGAGGCCATGGCGGGTGATGCTCCGGAAGGTATTTCGACCGGTGGCATGGTAACCAAGCTTGCGGCGGCGAAAATCGCGGTGACAGGTGGCTGTAACATGGCGATTGCGCTGGGCAAGGAAGCACATCCGATACAGCATCTGCTGGATGGTGGGCGCTGTAGCTGGTTCACACCTTCCATGAAGCCGCTGGTGGCGCGCAAGCGCTGGATTGCAGGTGCAATCAACCCGACGGGTGAGATTGAGGTGGATGCGGGTGCGGAAAAGGCCCTGGGCAGCGGTAAAAGCCTCTTGCCGGCTGGTGTTACAGGCGTAATCGGCAGTTTTGACCGCGGCGATGCCGTGCTTTTGAAGTCGGCGGACGGGCGTCGCCTCGGTGTCGGGCTCGCTGCCTATTCCGCCGAGGATGCGGCAAAGATTGTCGGGCGAAAGTCGTCGGAACTGAAGGCAATCCTGGGATATGATGGCCGTTCCGAGATGGTGCATCGGGATGATCTGGCCTTGGAAGGTCACGGCGGCTGA